One genomic segment of Methanobacterium spitsbergense includes these proteins:
- the cobQ gene encoding cobyric acid synthase CobQ yields MVQGTSSNAGKSVVVTALCRTYAKRGYKVAPFKSQNMSLNSYTTNENAEIAMAQVIQAEAAGVEPSYNMNPILLKPKEDFVSQVIVHGKPAGDMNFYHYQNNFRKEALEAIESSLEALKKDYEIIVIEGAGSPAEINMLDKDLANMQIARMADADVILVADIDRGGVFASIAGTFSLLPEEDRKRIKGIIINKFRGNLDILMPGIRQIEDIVGVPVLGVLPYDDSLKLPEEDSASLSEHKYSSNGRIKIGVMRLPRISNFTDIDPLEYEPDVSIKLIEMCDEIGTVDALIIPGTRNSVSDLVALKESGLADEIKSLSSKIPIFGICGGYQILGNDIIDDNFKESKYGSVKGLALLDVQTRFGEVEKIVTQSQGKVLDEGMFECMNGNIIEGYELHEGLSYLRNSKPLLEVTEGCGNNYESGFDGAVNGLTAGTYFHGIFHNFHFRRFFTDYLRISKGYEKLGFDRDDFVEMKNFSIERLAEIFGENIDMEIFDKKIR; encoded by the coding sequence ATGGTACAGGGAACCTCTTCTAATGCAGGTAAAAGTGTTGTGGTCACTGCACTGTGCAGAACATATGCAAAAAGAGGTTACAAAGTTGCACCCTTTAAATCTCAGAATATGTCGCTTAATTCTTACACAACGAATGAAAATGCAGAGATTGCAATGGCCCAAGTTATCCAAGCAGAGGCTGCCGGGGTTGAACCATCATATAATATGAATCCAATACTTCTTAAACCTAAAGAAGATTTTGTCTCCCAAGTAATTGTCCATGGAAAACCCGCCGGAGACATGAACTTCTACCATTATCAGAATAATTTTAGAAAAGAAGCACTTGAAGCCATTGAAAGCTCCCTTGAAGCTTTAAAGAAAGATTATGAAATTATTGTAATTGAAGGTGCTGGTTCTCCTGCAGAAATAAACATGTTGGACAAAGACCTTGCAAATATGCAAATTGCAAGAATGGCAGATGCAGATGTTATTCTGGTTGCAGATATTGATCGTGGCGGAGTTTTTGCATCAATTGCAGGTACATTCTCTCTTCTACCCGAAGAGGATAGAAAACGGATCAAAGGGATTATTATCAACAAATTCAGGGGAAATCTTGACATACTAATGCCGGGAATACGCCAGATAGAAGACATTGTGGGAGTTCCAGTACTAGGTGTTTTGCCGTACGATGACAGCCTTAAACTCCCTGAAGAAGATTCAGCTTCATTATCTGAACACAAATACTCATCTAATGGTAGGATAAAAATTGGGGTTATGCGACTGCCGAGGATATCCAACTTCACGGACATAGATCCTTTGGAATATGAACCTGATGTTTCAATAAAGTTAATTGAAATGTGTGATGAAATCGGTACTGTTGATGCATTGATTATTCCCGGCACAAGAAACAGTGTTAGCGACCTAGTTGCATTAAAAGAATCTGGTCTAGCAGATGAAATTAAAAGTCTGTCCTCCAAAATTCCAATTTTTGGAATATGTGGAGGCTATCAAATATTGGGCAACGATATCATAGATGATAATTTTAAGGAATCCAAATATGGGAGTGTGAAAGGTTTAGCACTTCTCGATGTTCAAACAAGGTTTGGAGAAGTAGAAAAAATAGTTACCCAGAGCCAAGGTAAAGTACTTGATGAAGGGATGTTTGAATGCATGAATGGGAACATTATAGAGGGTTATGAACTTCATGAAGGACTTTCTTATCTTAGAAATTCAAAACCCCTTTTGGAGGTTACTGAGGGATGTGGTAACAATTATGAATCAGGTTTTGATGGTGCTGTAAATGGATTGACTGCAGGAACCTACTTTCATGGAATATTTCATAATTTTCATTTTAGAAGGTTTTTCACAGATTATTTAAGAATTTCTAAGGGTTATGAAAAACTAGGGTTTGATCGGGATGATTTCGTTGAAATGAAAAATTTCTCAATCGAAAGGTTGGCAGAAATATTTGGAGAGAATATTGATATGGAAATTTTTGATAAAAAAATTAGATAA
- a CDS encoding DASS family sodium-coupled anion symporter codes for MAIIIFVFVMLIPLPGLSYSGHAAIALLIFAIIMWATEALHLAVTSLILLFLQPLLGIESFNNAVIGFANPIIFLMIGGFILAEAIRKSGLAERLTYFLLSKLGTSPSMSLFAAVFSTGILSAWIENVVAFAMLLPIIKQIVPLMGVNEPEKGNSNFAKAMVLGASYGSLAGGFGTEIGTAPNLMAAAYTHLPFANWMIFGFPLAIIMLFVTWKLLGWIFPPEVKGIVGGMDTITDTLSKMGAMTKTEKITLAILLFTIGLWVTTGITGIDSYSVALIGAALYFISGVIDWKDAQKNIDWGLIVFFGGALSLGAALLNTGAATWLIQDLIGMLGTNVSTVSIMLLLMIIGVLITQVMSNIALSAILIPLSVTLAAAQGQPVGIYAVPVAIACSLSFMFPMADPTVAMAYGTGYVKIKEILKAGIPLVVIGIILTVIIMLTIAKPFLG; via the coding sequence CTGGCCATAATTATATTTGTATTTGTTATGCTGATACCTCTGCCGGGTTTGAGTTATTCTGGACATGCTGCAATAGCTCTTTTGATTTTTGCAATAATAATGTGGGCCACAGAAGCACTCCATCTGGCTGTAACTTCTTTAATACTGCTATTTTTACAACCATTATTAGGTATAGAGAGTTTTAACAATGCAGTCATTGGTTTTGCTAATCCAATCATATTCTTGATGATTGGGGGTTTTATATTAGCTGAGGCCATACGAAAAAGTGGTCTTGCTGAACGTTTAACTTATTTCTTACTTTCTAAACTTGGTACCAGTCCGAGTATGAGTCTTTTTGCAGCTGTTTTTTCTACGGGTATTCTTTCTGCATGGATTGAGAATGTTGTTGCATTTGCAATGCTACTCCCAATTATTAAACAGATTGTGCCTTTAATGGGTGTAAATGAACCCGAAAAGGGTAACAGCAACTTTGCAAAGGCAATGGTACTGGGTGCTTCTTATGGTTCACTTGCCGGTGGTTTTGGTACCGAAATTGGAACAGCCCCCAACCTGATGGCGGCAGCATATACACATTTACCATTTGCAAACTGGATGATATTTGGATTTCCACTTGCAATAATAATGTTGTTTGTTACTTGGAAGCTTTTAGGCTGGATATTTCCACCGGAGGTTAAAGGAATTGTTGGTGGAATGGATACAATTACCGATACCCTAAGTAAAATGGGTGCAATGACAAAAACAGAAAAGATAACCCTTGCAATATTGTTGTTTACAATTGGATTATGGGTTACAACAGGTATAACTGGAATTGACAGTTATTCTGTTGCATTAATAGGTGCTGCATTGTACTTCATAAGCGGGGTAATAGACTGGAAAGATGCTCAGAAAAATATTGACTGGGGACTTATAGTATTCTTTGGAGGAGCTCTTTCTCTTGGAGCAGCACTACTGAATACTGGCGCTGCCACTTGGTTGATACAAGATTTAATTGGAATGCTTGGAACTAATGTTTCCACTGTTTCCATAATGCTCTTATTAATGATAATTGGTGTGTTAATAACGCAAGTAATGTCCAACATAGCATTATCTGCTATTTTGATACCACTTTCAGTTACACTTGCTGCTGCTCAGGGTCAACCTGTGGGAATTTATGCAGTGCCTGTAGCTATTGCATGCTCTCTATCATTCATGTTCCCAATGGCAGATCCAACAGTTGCAATGGCATATGGAACGGGTTATGTGAAGATCAAGGAAATACTCAAAGCAGGAATCCCATTGGTTGTGATAGGGATTATCCTGACAGTAATCATAATGTTGACCATAGCAAAACCATTCCTTGGATAA
- a CDS encoding potassium channel family protein produces the protein MYIVIMGAGRVGLTLATSLVAVGHDVTLIENDSDLCGNAARELDALVICGNGTDIKTLLEANIADANVFVAATGNDEANLLSCILVKDYNISKVIARVSNPDHDDAFRKVGIDVVVSPELTAAGYLEKLITRPKIADLIVIGKGNAELLELSVDNAKMVGKKIGDISPTDDYIIAAIHKNGEIKIPKDGMMLKKGDRISILAKTKAIKAVTKKFTK, from the coding sequence ATGTATATAGTTATAATGGGTGCGGGAAGGGTGGGTCTGACTCTGGCAACTTCATTAGTTGCAGTGGGTCATGATGTAACCCTTATTGAAAATGATTCAGATTTATGCGGTAACGCTGCAAGAGAGCTTGACGCATTGGTGATATGTGGAAATGGCACTGATATAAAAACTCTTTTAGAGGCTAACATTGCTGATGCCAATGTTTTTGTTGCAGCAACTGGAAATGATGAGGCAAATCTACTTTCTTGTATTCTTGTTAAGGATTACAATATTTCAAAAGTTATTGCAAGGGTTAGTAACCCTGATCATGATGATGCCTTCCGTAAGGTGGGAATAGATGTGGTTGTAAGTCCAGAGCTTACTGCAGCAGGCTATCTAGAAAAGCTAATCACACGGCCCAAGATAGCAGACTTGATAGTAATTGGAAAGGGAAATGCTGAACTACTTGAACTCAGTGTGGATAATGCTAAGATGGTTGGAAAAAAAATTGGGGATATCAGTCCTACAGATGATTATATTATTGCAGCAATCCATAAGAATGGGGAAATAAAAATTCCAAAAGATGGTATGATGCTAAAAAAAGGAGATAGAATATCTATTTTAGCAAAAACAAAAGCAATTAAGGCAGTTACCAAAAAGTTTACAAAATAG